In Allomuricauda ruestringensis DSM 13258, the following proteins share a genomic window:
- a CDS encoding sulfatase encodes MRIGLGLVGLLLIVSCKQQEKPKDQVAKGPPNIIFIMSDDHAFQAISAYGHELGKLAPTPNIDRIAKNGAIFQNNFCTNSICGPSRAVILTGKHSHINGFRMNGERFDNSQPTLPKHLKKLGYETAIVGKWHLHGKPTGFDYWDVLNDQGNYYNPEFIQGEDTTVVEGYATDLITDKSLEWLKQREGNQKPFYLMVHHKAPHRNWMPALRHLNVYDSITFPLPDTYFPEFKNQRAAAEQQQTIYKDMYEGHDLKMSDGYGSTDLAHNPWTKDFDRMTPEQRNIWDEAYLPKNNAFYEADLHGKELAEWKGQRYLHEYLATVKSVDEGIGKILGYLEATGLDENTLVVYTSDQGFYLGEHGWFDKRFMYEESMKMPLLMQLPGVIEPGTNIDALVQNLDFAPTFLDLAGGKQYAANMQGESFKGLLEGSEDEFKDAVYYHYYDFPAFHMVKRQYGVRTDRYKLIHFYDDIDEWEFYDLEEDPKELHNAINDEKYRDVIASMHKKLDSLQTYYKVTDKEFETTPKEKVDKTYRAFEKLRGIPIQ; translated from the coding sequence ATGCGAATAGGATTAGGCCTTGTCGGTTTACTTTTAATTGTTTCATGTAAACAACAAGAAAAACCAAAGGATCAAGTCGCTAAAGGCCCACCGAACATCATTTTTATTATGTCCGACGATCATGCCTTTCAGGCCATTAGCGCCTATGGACATGAGTTGGGGAAATTGGCTCCGACCCCAAATATTGACCGCATCGCCAAGAATGGAGCCATTTTTCAGAATAACTTTTGCACCAATTCCATTTGTGGACCCAGCAGGGCGGTGATTTTAACGGGAAAACATAGTCACATCAATGGTTTTCGGATGAACGGGGAACGGTTTGATAACAGTCAGCCCACATTACCGAAGCATTTGAAAAAATTGGGTTATGAAACCGCCATTGTCGGAAAGTGGCATTTGCACGGTAAACCAACAGGATTTGATTATTGGGATGTTCTGAACGATCAAGGAAACTATTATAATCCTGAATTTATTCAAGGTGAGGATACCACCGTGGTCGAAGGCTATGCCACCGATTTGATAACGGACAAGAGTTTGGAATGGCTGAAGCAACGGGAGGGAAACCAAAAGCCTTTCTATTTAATGGTGCACCACAAGGCCCCGCATCGTAATTGGATGCCGGCACTACGTCATTTAAATGTTTATGATTCGATTACATTTCCCTTGCCCGACACCTATTTTCCGGAATTTAAGAATCAGCGGGCCGCTGCCGAACAACAACAGACCATTTACAAAGACATGTACGAGGGTCATGACCTAAAAATGAGCGATGGCTACGGAAGCACAGATTTGGCCCATAATCCATGGACTAAGGATTTTGACCGAATGACCCCAGAGCAACGTAACATTTGGGACGAAGCCTATCTTCCAAAGAACAATGCTTTTTATGAGGCCGACCTGCATGGTAAGGAACTGGCAGAATGGAAAGGGCAACGTTATTTGCATGAATATTTGGCCACGGTAAAATCTGTTGATGAAGGTATTGGGAAAATTTTGGGCTATTTGGAAGCGACTGGATTGGACGAAAACACATTGGTGGTCTATACCTCGGACCAAGGATTTTATTTGGGTGAGCACGGGTGGTTCGATAAGCGTTTTATGTACGAAGAATCCATGAAAATGCCCTTATTGATGCAATTGCCAGGGGTCATTGAGCCAGGAACCAATATTGATGCCTTGGTGCAAAACTTGGATTTTGCCCCGACCTTTTTGGATTTGGCGGGAGGAAAGCAATATGCCGCAAACATGCAGGGCGAATCTTTTAAGGGACTATTGGAGGGTTCCGAGGACGAATTCAAAGATGCCGTATATTATCACTATTATGATTTTCCAGCCTTTCACATGGTCAAACGGCAATATGGAGTGCGTACAGATAGGTACAAACTTATCCATTTTTACGACGATATTGATGAATGGGAGTTTTATGATCTGGAAGAGGATCCCAAAGAATTGCATAATGCCATCAATGATGAAAAATATAGAGATGTCATAGCCTCAATGCACAAAAAATTGGATAGTTTACAAACTTATTACAAAGTAACTGACAAGGAATTTGAAACCACTCCAAAGGAAAAGGTGGACAAAACCTATAGAGCTTTTGAAAAACTGCGCGGAATACCAATTCAATAG
- a CDS encoding TerC family protein, with translation MTVWILFLLGILVFLALDLGVFNKNPHIISVKEASIWTSVWVTLSILFSGVVYWLYGTGNIDNVDALTPMDASLKYITGYLIELSLSIDNIFVIAVIFGSFQIPQKYQHRVLFWGILGAIVFRALMIFFGVALIKKFGFMTYIFGAFLIFTAIKMLVSKQEAFNPKKSFIYRNLRKVMPITTHMQGQKFFIKLRHITAATPLFIALVIIEFTDILFALDSVPAILAITSDPFLVFSSNIFAILGLRSMYFFLSNMISRFYYLKYSLVAILSFVGIKMILAHHYTFPEWVSLVFIALALFIGVVVSKKN, from the coding sequence ATGACCGTTTGGATTCTGTTCCTATTGGGAATCCTTGTCTTTTTGGCCTTGGATCTTGGTGTTTTCAATAAAAACCCCCATATCATAAGCGTCAAGGAAGCATCTATATGGACCAGTGTTTGGGTTACCTTATCAATTTTATTTTCAGGGGTTGTCTATTGGCTATATGGTACTGGAAATATAGACAATGTAGATGCGCTTACCCCCATGGATGCCAGTTTAAAATATATTACTGGCTACCTCATCGAGCTTTCGTTGAGTATTGATAATATTTTTGTTATAGCAGTGATTTTCGGATCATTTCAAATTCCACAAAAATACCAACATAGGGTATTGTTCTGGGGAATATTGGGAGCTATTGTTTTTAGGGCGCTCATGATATTTTTTGGAGTGGCATTGATTAAGAAGTTCGGTTTTATGACCTATATCTTTGGTGCTTTTTTGATCTTTACGGCCATAAAAATGCTGGTTTCCAAGCAGGAGGCCTTCAATCCCAAAAAGTCGTTCATCTATAGGAACCTTAGAAAGGTCATGCCCATTACTACGCACATGCAGGGTCAGAAGTTTTTCATCAAATTACGTCATATTACCGCCGCCACACCATTGTTCATTGCTCTTGTAATTATTGAGTTTACGGATATCCTCTTTGCTTTGGACAGTGTTCCGGCCATTTTGGCGATTACTTCCGACCCTTTTTTGGTCTTCAGTTCAAATATATTTGCCATTTTGGGTCTCAGGTCGATGTATTTTTTCCTTTCTAATATGATAAGTAGGTTCTACTACCTTAAGTACAGTCTGGTGGCCATCCTTAGTTTTGTCGGTATAAAAATGATTCTTGCGCACCACTATACTTTCCCAGAATGGGTTTCGTTGGTCTTTATTGCATTGGCCCTATTTATAGGTGTAGTTGTTTCCAAGAAAAACTGA
- a CDS encoding TonB-dependent receptor, with product MKIKLFMILSLLGMVSIYAQNTLDITVKDSLSNEPLIGVTAVLPSLNQGTISDEAGKIHMENIPNGTYKLRLSYIGYATLKRSLSFPLDGAAQGQTFFLVPQTEEMEEVTLVSTRSSRTIEDIPTRVEVIAGEELSEKGNMKPGDIRMLLNESTGIRTQQTSATSYNSSIRIQGLDGKYTQLLRDGFPLYSGFASGLSLMQIAPLDLKQVEVIKGSSSTLYGGGAIAGLVNLISKTPEDEPELSFMANGTSALGLDLSGFYSQKFNKIGTTVFASYNLGTPYDPADIGLTAIPEFDRFTLNPKLYWYLGEQTELLVGFNAIWEDRLGGSMDYVKGEPVSNPYFESNETERISTQLGFKHAFNDQKRLEVKNSFSFYDRSIAIPDFTFTGYQRSSFSELNFSVNSENDLEWVLGANLWTEYFNDTRDSNTNALDQSYQIFGLFAQNVWPIDETFSVETGFRADFHSDYGAMALPRLSILYEPHSALTFRLGGGMGYKTPSVFTEDAERLQFRNVLPINTDDADLERSLGGNFDVNYKSVPMPGMTMSINTLLFYTKINDPITLVPNENGFYSFQQPDGYVDTRGAEVNLKIKYGDFKLFTGYTHANVKQHENGMVSDFPLVAKHRLNNVLMYEKEENLWVGLEAYYYSPQKLGNGETGQSYWILGLMSEKKLGEKFSIFLNFENFLDTRQTRFSAIYTGNLSNPEFLDIYAPVDGFVINGGFKIQL from the coding sequence ATGAAAATAAAATTATTCATGATATTGTCCCTTCTCGGGATGGTATCCATATACGCACAAAACACACTTGACATTACAGTAAAGGATTCCCTCAGCAATGAGCCCTTAATAGGGGTTACTGCAGTTTTGCCTTCCCTAAACCAAGGAACCATCTCCGACGAAGCGGGTAAAATCCATATGGAAAATATCCCCAATGGCACATACAAACTACGGTTGAGCTATATTGGCTATGCTACCTTGAAACGCAGCCTTTCCTTTCCTTTGGATGGGGCGGCTCAAGGACAGACCTTTTTCCTTGTGCCCCAAACAGAGGAGATGGAAGAGGTTACACTAGTGTCAACAAGAAGCTCCAGAACCATAGAGGACATTCCCACCAGGGTCGAGGTCATCGCCGGTGAGGAACTTTCAGAAAAGGGCAATATGAAACCTGGTGATATTCGAATGCTGCTCAACGAGAGTACAGGTATCCGAACCCAGCAAACCTCTGCCACAAGTTACAATTCAAGTATACGTATTCAAGGTCTGGATGGTAAGTACACCCAACTCCTTCGTGATGGATTTCCGTTATATTCAGGATTTGCCAGCGGGCTCAGTTTAATGCAAATCGCACCTTTGGACCTAAAACAGGTAGAGGTAATCAAAGGTTCGAGCTCTACCCTCTACGGTGGTGGGGCCATTGCGGGACTGGTAAACCTAATCTCCAAAACGCCGGAGGATGAACCCGAGCTTAGCTTTATGGCAAACGGAACCTCTGCCCTTGGGTTGGACCTTAGTGGTTTTTACTCCCAAAAATTCAACAAAATAGGAACAACGGTATTCGCTTCTTATAACTTGGGCACACCCTACGATCCCGCTGATATCGGATTAACAGCCATCCCAGAGTTTGATCGCTTTACCCTTAATCCCAAGTTGTACTGGTATTTGGGCGAACAAACCGAACTCCTAGTGGGATTTAATGCCATTTGGGAAGATCGTCTTGGGGGGAGCATGGATTATGTAAAAGGCGAGCCCGTATCCAATCCCTATTTTGAATCCAATGAAACGGAGCGAATCTCCACCCAATTGGGATTTAAACATGCCTTTAATGATCAAAAACGATTGGAAGTCAAGAACAGTTTCAGTTTTTATGATCGTAGTATAGCAATCCCCGATTTCACATTTACGGGTTACCAACGCTCTTCCTTTAGCGAACTGAACTTTTCTGTAAATTCAGAAAATGACCTTGAATGGGTCTTGGGAGCCAATCTCTGGACAGAATACTTTAATGATACAAGGGATAGCAATACCAATGCCCTGGACCAATCCTACCAGATTTTTGGCCTGTTTGCACAAAATGTATGGCCCATCGACGAGACTTTTTCCGTGGAAACCGGTTTTCGGGCCGATTTTCATTCGGATTATGGAGCCATGGCCCTTCCACGACTATCAATACTTTACGAGCCCCATAGCGCACTTACTTTTAGATTGGGCGGTGGAATGGGTTACAAAACTCCTTCAGTGTTCACAGAAGATGCGGAACGCTTGCAATTCAGGAACGTACTTCCCATCAATACAGATGATGCAGACCTTGAACGCTCCCTAGGTGGTAATTTTGATGTAAATTATAAGTCGGTTCCCATGCCAGGAATGACGATGTCCATCAATACACTTCTTTTTTATACCAAAATCAACGACCCCATAACGCTTGTCCCGAATGAAAATGGATTCTATAGCTTTCAGCAACCAGACGGATATGTTGACACCCGTGGTGCTGAGGTCAACCTAAAAATTAAGTATGGTGATTTCAAGTTGTTCACCGGTTACACCCATGCCAATGTGAAACAGCATGAAAACGGAATGGTATCAGATTTTCCATTGGTGGCCAAACACCGCTTAAATAATGTGCTGATGTACGAAAAGGAGGAAAATCTTTGGGTAGGTCTCGAAGCTTATTATTACAGTCCACAAAAACTGGGCAATGGTGAAACGGGCCAATCCTATTGGATTCTTGGATTGATGAGTGAAAAGAAACTCGGCGAGAAATTTTCGATTTTTCTAAACTTTGAGAACTTTTTAGATACCCGGCAAACCCGTTTCAGTGCAATCTACACGGGGAATCTAAGCAATCCAGAATTTTTGGATATATACGCCCCGGTTGATGGCTTTGTCATCAATGGCGGTTTTAAGATACAGCTATAG